One genomic region from Cyanobium usitatum str. Tous encodes:
- a CDS encoding thermonuclease family protein: MESRKTLQGLLPIGSKVILKSKAVDRYGRNVAEVLKGATNINQSLVGSGNAFVYWQYISGCDRHTYSRLENDARLKGAGVWSVPGGIQRPWDYRRNRKGGSSASSSGGGSSSGKYRCKEIGSWNKAQDLLKQGHTYLDRDGDGEACESLK; the protein is encoded by the coding sequence ATGGAGTCCAGGAAAACTCTGCAGGGACTGCTGCCCATCGGATCAAAAGTCATCCTCAAGAGCAAGGCAGTGGACCGCTACGGGCGCAACGTTGCTGAGGTACTCAAAGGTGCCACCAATATCAATCAGTCCCTTGTTGGATCTGGCAATGCCTTTGTCTACTGGCAGTACATCAGTGGGTGTGACCGCCATACCTACTCCCGACTGGAGAACGATGCACGTTTGAAGGGTGCTGGGGTCTGGAGTGTGCCTGGTGGGATCCAGCGCCCATGGGACTACAGGCGTAACAGGAAAGGTGGTAGTAGTGCGTCTTCAAGTGGTGGTGGATCCAGCAGCGGCAAGTATCGCTGTAAGGAGATCGGGTCTTGGAACAAGGCGCAGGACTTACTCAAGCAGGGTCATACCTACCTGGATCGTGATGGCGACGGGGAGGCGTGTGAGTCACTCAAATGA